A window from Actinomycetes bacterium encodes these proteins:
- a CDS encoding beta-lactamase family protein, with protein sequence MGPDIGDKRVEVKTELDSVVAELRAAGTETWGVPVPGLAAAAMAEDLGDRPVSVASGSADPPGDLPLEVSDRFHIGSATKTFTAALIMKLDEEGKLSLDDPISRWIDYENGSNITVEMLLAHTSGIPNFVGVNGRSPEDTPEDSISFAEQSSADFEPGEGWNYSNTNYIMLGLIAEQVAGKPWEDLIVDQFIEPLGLTDTYIWTGEPRGPSVDGSRMACSKPGEPECDPPERDLDLLAVTDGFDWKVAWSAGAIVSTPSDLARWVRELVSGDVLDAEHRELLTTPTPQSVESLMGAQTANSGSGASGGSMEWTGYSLGLCRFEVPDEGVGWGHTGVIDGFVSNVAHMVDSGYTVSLTSNFEYFDMRDGLGNIVIDVL encoded by the coding sequence GTGGGCCCTGATATCGGGGACAAGAGAGTTGAGGTCAAGACCGAACTCGACAGCGTCGTGGCAGAGCTGCGCGCCGCCGGCACCGAGACCTGGGGTGTCCCCGTTCCCGGGCTAGCCGCAGCAGCCATGGCAGAAGACCTGGGCGACCGTCCCGTCTCGGTGGCCTCCGGGTCGGCCGACCCTCCTGGCGACCTTCCGCTGGAGGTGTCGGACCGCTTCCACATCGGAAGCGCCACCAAGACCTTCACCGCCGCCCTCATCATGAAACTGGATGAAGAAGGGAAGCTGTCCCTGGATGATCCGATCAGTCGCTGGATCGACTACGAGAACGGATCCAACATCACGGTCGAGATGCTGCTTGCTCACACCAGCGGGATTCCGAACTTCGTCGGAGTGAACGGCCGATCTCCCGAGGACACTCCTGAGGACTCAATCTCGTTTGCAGAGCAGAGCAGCGCGGACTTCGAACCCGGAGAAGGTTGGAACTACAGCAACACCAACTACATCATGTTGGGTCTCATCGCTGAGCAGGTAGCCGGGAAGCCCTGGGAAGACCTGATCGTCGATCAATTCATCGAGCCGCTCGGGTTGACTGACACATACATCTGGACCGGTGAGCCCAGGGGGCCGAGTGTGGACGGTTCACGGATGGCCTGCAGCAAGCCGGGGGAGCCCGAGTGCGATCCCCCAGAGAGGGACCTCGACCTTCTTGCCGTAACAGATGGCTTCGACTGGAAGGTCGCGTGGTCGGCAGGCGCAATCGTTTCCACCCCATCAGACCTTGCCCGCTGGGTTCGCGAGCTGGTCTCCGGCGATGTGCTGGACGCCGAGCACCGGGAGCTGCTGACCACGCCGACTCCACAGTCCGTCGAATCGTTGATGGGTGCACAGACAGCCAACTCGGGCTCCGGGGCAAGTGGCGGATCGATGGAATGGACCGGGTACAGCCTCGGCCTGTGTCGCTTCGAGGTGCCAGACGAAGGAGTTGGCTGGGGCCACACGGGTGTCATCGACGGATTCGTGTCCAACGTGGCCCACATGGTCGACAGCGGATACACCGTGTCTCTGACATCGAACTTCGAGTACTTCGACATGCGCGACGGGCTCGGCAACATCGTGATTGATGTCCTGTAG